In one window of Alkalilimnicola sp. S0819 DNA:
- a CDS encoding M48 family metallopeptidase yields the protein MNRLQVDELAFTVRLSARRKTLQITVERDGELLLSAPTGTEEQHLRRFVHEKRYWIYTKLAEKAQLQHVIPRKEFVDGEGFLYLGRSYRLKLVDEQDEPLKLVGGRFRLRSDLGAEGRGQFIRWYTHRGREWLANRVRANAPRMEVQPGGVKVQDLGYRWGSCGKGGQVYFHWKTVLLPRSIAEYVVVHELVHLLEPHHTPAFWRRLERAMPDYERRKQWLANHGMSVEGL from the coding sequence GCTGCAGGTGGACGAACTGGCATTCACGGTGCGCCTCAGCGCCCGTCGCAAGACCCTGCAGATCACCGTGGAGCGCGACGGCGAATTGTTGCTGTCCGCGCCCACGGGAACCGAGGAGCAGCACCTGCGACGGTTCGTGCACGAGAAACGCTATTGGATCTACACCAAGCTGGCGGAGAAGGCGCAGCTGCAGCACGTGATTCCGCGCAAGGAATTCGTGGACGGCGAGGGCTTTCTGTATCTGGGGCGCAGCTACCGCCTGAAACTGGTGGATGAGCAGGACGAACCGTTGAAGCTTGTGGGCGGGCGTTTCCGGCTGCGCAGTGATCTGGGCGCGGAGGGTCGTGGGCAATTCATCCGCTGGTACACGCACCGCGGTCGGGAGTGGCTGGCAAACCGGGTGCGGGCCAACGCGCCGCGCATGGAGGTGCAGCCCGGCGGCGTGAAGGTGCAGGACCTTGGTTACCGCTGGGGGTCCTGCGGCAAGGGTGGCCAGGTGTACTTCCACTGGAAGACCGTGCTGCTGCCGCGAAGCATTGCCGAGTACGTGGTGGTGCACGAACTGGTGCACTTGCTGGAGCCGCACCACACACCGGCGTTCTGGCGCCGCCTGGAGCGCGCCATGCCGGATTACGAGCGACGCAAACAGTGGCTGGCGAACCATGGCATGAGTGTGGAAGGGCTTTGA